A window of the Pseudoalteromonas sp. A25 genome harbors these coding sequences:
- a CDS encoding cytochrome b, with translation MNQHTLGTTTRLLHWLVGLTMLSLITIGFYMVNLEAWGLYPIHKSLGVLALLLILPRAIHRVRQGFPKPVAEMSVTMQKLSHGAHWLLLLGTLLMPISGMLYSGFGGYGIDIFGLILVHENIVNDEVVAINDHIFIVAKNAHSLIGYALSALIVAHIGAAVKHHTIDKDATLRRMLGKA, from the coding sequence ATGAACCAACACACTTTAGGTACCACAACCCGTTTACTACATTGGCTAGTAGGACTGACCATGTTAAGTCTTATTACTATCGGCTTTTATATGGTTAACCTTGAAGCATGGGGGCTATACCCTATTCACAAATCTCTTGGCGTATTAGCTTTACTGCTCATATTACCCCGAGCTATTCATCGTGTTAGGCAGGGCTTTCCCAAACCTGTGGCCGAGATGTCGGTGACCATGCAAAAGCTCTCGCACGGTGCGCATTGGTTACTATTACTCGGTACCCTTTTGATGCCAATAAGCGGTATGCTTTATTCTGGGTTTGGCGGTTATGGTATTGATATATTTGGTTTGATTTTGGTTCATGAAAACATCGTCAACGATGAAGTAGTGGCGATTAATGACCACATATTTATCGTTGCCAAAAATGCACACAGTCTGATTGGCTACGCTTTGAGCGCCCTTATCGTTGCACATATTGGCGCTGCCGTTAAACACCATACTATTGATAAAGATGCCACGCTCAGAAGAATGCTAGGTAAAGCATAA
- a CDS encoding ABC transporter permease — MFKLYFLVAFRHLYRDKLTSLIQLLGLVIGIGCYVLIQQYVAHQSSYNTQFTDAKDIYRINLFRDDNKPQALTPIRLAGELNSNFQQVEDVTRISSSSVSIKQNDGVYAQQAIFVDSNFFTFFDFELIEGDIHTALNSPNSVVLHQLLAQKYFGRVNNIIGQSLTVNGEQYLVTGVIKKTLQPHTLPETILLPLKSYFGLLPNIQWTQLWNFNATITFAKIKSATDVLALNDSVSNFYDQRVKGLTSYKRYRVEFEPLLDVYLNNTTTRSLVASGSEMMVKAFSIIAVLILFLASVNFTNLATAAAMRRGKDVGVRKAIGASRLQLVTQYLFESTLLTLLAAVFAILGVYLCLPWFNQLMNVNLAIELNSQLCGQLLAICVLVSLLAGGYPAFFLSSQSAALVLKGVINTSRGNVLFRQLLIVSQFAVAALLLVVSLVVNWQMHYVQNMPQGYDRDNVLVVSRGASVYNAFKVQAMQLSEVEAVTMSHTVPTKATRTSHVVRRPDAMDTEVWVGNNPVSYDFFATFGIKILSGRGFGKAYVNDAYKEDKQNIANSMGKLVINLTLAQTLGWSAEDAVGKSIVLGGTNEGFHTHQIIGVTEDTHYINAKNQLAPMLYVLSEQPQDLSLRWLSIRLTGNADLDTVKELEQIWLSLDSNVAFKYDWLNDLFSASYRNETLQTKLLNVFTVLAFVVTSIGLLGLAAFMAQRKVKEIAIRKVLGAANYQLCIMLLSPFTILILLANILALPVAYWHVSNWLNNFIYRIELPVSAFAVGVAVSLVIAYVTIMVIAFKAIHAKPAAALASE, encoded by the coding sequence ATGTTTAAGCTTTATTTTCTTGTGGCATTTCGGCACTTATACCGAGATAAACTCACTAGTCTTATCCAGTTATTGGGTTTGGTGATAGGGATTGGATGTTATGTTTTAATCCAGCAATATGTTGCTCATCAATCGAGTTACAATACCCAGTTTACAGATGCAAAAGATATCTATCGGATAAATTTGTTTAGAGATGACAACAAACCTCAAGCGTTAACACCTATTCGGCTGGCCGGTGAATTAAATAGCAATTTTCAACAAGTAGAAGACGTAACGCGTATTTCATCATCGTCAGTCTCGATAAAGCAAAACGACGGTGTATATGCTCAACAAGCCATCTTTGTAGATAGCAACTTTTTCACTTTTTTCGACTTTGAGCTTATCGAAGGAGATATTCACACGGCGCTTAATTCACCTAATAGTGTGGTGCTTCATCAACTATTAGCGCAAAAATATTTTGGCAGAGTGAACAATATAATTGGTCAATCATTAACGGTTAATGGTGAACAATATTTGGTAACTGGCGTAATCAAAAAAACACTGCAGCCGCATACCCTACCAGAAACAATATTGTTACCACTAAAAAGTTACTTTGGCTTGTTACCCAATATACAGTGGACACAACTTTGGAACTTTAATGCAACCATAACTTTTGCCAAAATTAAAAGTGCCACTGATGTGCTTGCGCTAAACGACAGTGTGAGTAACTTTTATGACCAACGAGTCAAAGGGCTGACTTCTTACAAGCGCTACCGTGTTGAATTTGAACCTTTACTTGATGTGTATTTAAACAATACCACTACGCGATCACTCGTTGCATCAGGCAGTGAAATGATGGTCAAGGCGTTTAGTATTATTGCTGTGCTTATTTTGTTTTTGGCAAGTGTTAACTTTACCAACTTGGCGACTGCTGCTGCGATGCGCAGAGGTAAAGATGTGGGGGTGCGAAAAGCCATCGGTGCAAGCCGCCTGCAGCTGGTTACTCAATATCTATTTGAGTCTACTTTACTCACATTGCTGGCAGCTGTATTCGCTATTCTTGGCGTATATCTTTGTTTGCCGTGGTTTAATCAGTTAATGAACGTGAACTTAGCAATTGAGTTAAATAGTCAGTTGTGTGGGCAGTTGCTTGCTATTTGTGTTTTAGTGTCATTGCTAGCTGGTGGGTACCCTGCATTTTTCTTAAGTAGTCAAAGCGCTGCACTGGTGCTTAAAGGGGTAATTAATACATCTCGCGGTAATGTGTTATTTAGGCAACTGCTGATTGTGTCTCAGTTTGCCGTTGCGGCTTTGTTATTGGTCGTGAGCTTAGTGGTGAATTGGCAAATGCACTACGTGCAAAATATGCCCCAAGGCTATGACCGAGACAATGTACTGGTAGTGAGCCGCGGTGCCAGTGTTTACAACGCTTTTAAAGTTCAAGCAATGCAGCTCAGTGAAGTAGAAGCGGTTACGATGTCTCATACCGTGCCAACCAAGGCTACGCGCACTTCTCATGTGGTTAGACGACCCGATGCGATGGATACTGAAGTATGGGTCGGGAATAACCCTGTGAGCTATGATTTCTTTGCTACATTTGGCATTAAAATACTCTCGGGAAGAGGCTTTGGGAAGGCGTATGTCAATGATGCTTATAAAGAAGATAAACAAAACATTGCAAATAGTATGGGCAAATTAGTGATCAACTTAACGTTGGCGCAAACTTTGGGGTGGAGCGCAGAGGACGCTGTTGGCAAGAGCATCGTATTGGGGGGGACCAATGAGGGCTTTCATACTCATCAAATCATAGGCGTTACTGAAGATACTCACTATATTAATGCCAAAAACCAACTAGCCCCCATGCTGTACGTATTATCTGAGCAACCACAAGACTTATCATTACGTTGGTTATCAATACGCCTAACAGGCAACGCGGACCTAGATACAGTGAAAGAGTTAGAGCAGATCTGGTTGAGCCTAGATAGTAATGTGGCATTTAAATATGACTGGCTCAATGACTTGTTTTCAGCCTCTTATCGAAACGAAACCTTACAAACTAAGTTACTGAACGTATTTACCGTACTTGCATTTGTGGTGACAAGTATAGGTTTGCTTGGACTGGCAGCCTTTATGGCGCAACGTAAAGTGAAAGAAATTGCCATTCGTAAGGTATTGGGCGCAGCAAACTATCAGTTATGCATTATGTTACTAAGTCCATTTACGATATTGATATTACTGGCAAATATACTGGCATTACCAGTTGCGTATTGGCATGTAAGCAACTGGTTGAATAACTTTATCTATCGTATAGAGTTGCCGGTAAGTGCGTTTGCTGTGGGGGTTGCTGTAAGCTTGGTAATTGCTTACGTAACAATTATGGTGATTGCATTTAAAGCGATTCATGCTAAGCCCGCCGCGGCGCTTGCGAGCGAATAA
- a CDS encoding GlxA family transcriptional regulator, whose translation MYKRICFLAYEGMELLDLSGPQSAFYEASQAVSDSYSLKVIGFNNGPVRCEAGLQIMPELAISEVEECHTLVIPGGKGSRSESFTAQQLQALASLMSRCERVVSICTGVYFTARAGLKEGTNVTTHWAFIEDLKMQFPHLNVDCEKLYVQDGRYWSSAGVTSGIDLTLRLIELDLGKAASHQVAKHLVVYLKRSGNQKQFSDLLNMQKPRTPRMEMVNEWIKEHVHEEISVQDLAQVVHLSERQCHRLFLSETDNTPAQYIEKYRMQLASELLATSDKSIKSIAFSLGYHTSHGFNRAFQRNFSVSPSAYRSAFLTQSEELL comes from the coding sequence ATGTATAAACGTATTTGTTTTTTAGCCTACGAAGGTATGGAGTTACTTGACTTGTCGGGCCCTCAATCTGCCTTTTACGAAGCCAGTCAGGCAGTATCAGACAGTTATTCTCTCAAAGTGATTGGTTTTAACAACGGGCCCGTGCGTTGTGAAGCAGGGTTGCAAATTATGCCTGAATTGGCAATTAGCGAGGTTGAGGAGTGTCATACTTTGGTGATCCCTGGAGGAAAGGGCTCCAGAAGTGAATCATTTACGGCGCAACAACTGCAGGCGCTTGCGAGCCTGATGTCGCGCTGTGAGCGAGTTGTATCAATATGCACAGGCGTATACTTTACTGCCAGAGCCGGACTTAAAGAAGGCACCAATGTCACGACTCACTGGGCGTTTATCGAAGACCTTAAAATGCAATTTCCACATTTAAATGTCGATTGCGAAAAACTCTATGTTCAAGACGGGCGCTATTGGTCGTCTGCTGGGGTTACGTCTGGTATTGACTTAACGTTGCGCTTAATTGAGCTAGACCTAGGAAAAGCGGCGTCTCATCAGGTTGCAAAACACTTAGTGGTGTATTTAAAGCGCTCAGGCAATCAAAAGCAGTTTTCTGATTTATTAAACATGCAAAAGCCCAGAACGCCACGTATGGAAATGGTCAATGAATGGATAAAAGAGCATGTGCATGAAGAGATTTCGGTGCAAGACCTAGCACAAGTGGTGCATCTGAGTGAGCGACAATGTCACAGATTGTTTTTATCAGAGACCGATAATACACCTGCACAATATATTGAAAAGTACCGCATGCAACTAGCTAGTGAACTGCTGGCTACGTCTGATAAAAGCATAAAATCGATAGCGTTTAGCCTTGGTTATCATACCAGTCATGGCTTTAATCGCGCTTTTCAGCGCAATTTTTCTGTTAGTCCAAGCGCTTATCGCAGCGCTTTTTTAACACAGAGTGAGGAATTATTATGA
- a CDS encoding efflux RND transporter periplasmic adaptor subunit yields the protein MDIPISKKTNSRVYTKVLIGGLSAVGVYGAITFASNNVSQGKTYNVPQGSLSVSAVSQGAFTEYLPLRGVVEPQDTIYIDAIDGGRVEQVYVQEGALVAQDQPILKLSNTNLQLNVLAREAEVSEQINNMRNTRLALEQNQLKLKRDVIELDYEVLKLEKEFARNKRLADQQLISQQAFEQTQDELQYQIKYRETVKQSQQKEALLQTQQLEQLSQSIKTLEANLAISRASLDKLVIKAPRAGQLTFLDAKVGESKSNGQRIGQVDLIERYKVSALVDEFYISRVHKEQKATFLLGQQTIELSVAKIYPGIEQGTFKIDFNINELSVMSQLRLGQSLQLKFNLSSSESKLQIANGGFMQYTAGNWVFVLSENGEQATKRMITTGRKNPQNIEVLSGLAPQEQVITSSYASFADAEHLTIIKNN from the coding sequence ATGGATATACCAATTTCAAAAAAAACAAACTCAAGAGTTTACACCAAGGTGCTTATTGGTGGCCTTAGCGCAGTTGGCGTGTATGGCGCGATCACTTTTGCAAGTAACAATGTCTCGCAAGGTAAGACTTATAACGTACCGCAAGGTTCGTTATCGGTGAGCGCGGTTTCGCAAGGGGCATTCACTGAGTACCTTCCTCTAAGAGGAGTGGTTGAACCACAAGACACGATTTATATTGATGCCATAGATGGCGGACGTGTTGAACAAGTTTATGTGCAAGAAGGGGCATTGGTCGCACAAGATCAGCCAATACTAAAACTTAGCAACACCAACTTACAGCTTAATGTGTTGGCCAGAGAGGCCGAGGTATCGGAGCAGATCAATAACATGCGTAACACGCGCTTGGCGCTTGAGCAAAATCAACTCAAACTCAAGCGAGATGTAATAGAGCTTGATTATGAGGTGCTTAAGCTTGAAAAGGAGTTTGCACGTAACAAGCGCTTGGCCGATCAACAACTGATCTCTCAGCAGGCTTTTGAACAGACGCAAGACGAGTTGCAGTATCAAATAAAATACCGTGAAACGGTCAAACAGAGCCAGCAAAAAGAGGCGTTGCTGCAAACTCAACAGTTAGAGCAACTGTCACAAAGTATCAAAACATTGGAAGCAAACTTAGCTATCTCTCGCGCTAGCTTAGATAAGCTGGTGATCAAAGCACCGCGTGCCGGGCAGCTAACCTTTTTAGATGCCAAAGTAGGGGAGTCAAAAAGTAACGGGCAACGTATCGGGCAAGTTGACTTGATTGAGCGCTATAAAGTGTCGGCGTTAGTTGATGAGTTTTATATCAGTCGCGTACACAAGGAGCAAAAAGCCACCTTTTTGTTGGGTCAGCAAACCATAGAGCTATCAGTTGCTAAAATTTATCCCGGTATTGAGCAGGGGACATTTAAAATAGATTTCAATATCAATGAGCTAAGTGTGATGTCGCAACTGCGCTTAGGACAAAGCTTACAACTTAAATTTAACCTCTCAAGCAGTGAAAGCAAACTACAGATTGCTAATGGTGGTTTTATGCAATACACCGCAGGCAACTGGGTGTTTGTATTATCAGAAAATGGTGAGCAAGCCACTAAGCGCATGATCACCACAGGTCGAAAAAATCCACAAAATATAGAGGTGCTGTCTGGGCTTGCCCCTCAAGAGCAGGTGATCACTTCTTCTTATGCCAGCTTTGCTGACGCTGAACACCTAACCATAATCAAAAATAACTAA
- a CDS encoding winged helix-turn-helix domain-containing protein, with protein MRYLHCQQFEIDTHHQQLRCAGLVVPLAPKVYDLLVYFFQNPQRVISKDELMEQVWAGTIVTDNAISRTLVKVRRALGDDPKTPQFIVTVPRKGYCLTQVVTASEQPTQKNISTLELPHRRATTRKTVFSLVAVLLVGIGMLAAQYFAPSTLHTKSIKPLTRDVGQELFPAMSPDLTRIAYTNVSAQGASTIVIEQLGDHQRVVLSLPDWQLSRLAWSPDGKQVAFVAKSAEQCVIYKAALTQVDNVQSWQRLSACGEQSAPHLVFSPIGKSLFFNDRVSLKQGYQIFRLDLATGKKEILNQPITAGKGNYAFDIAPNGKSLVMLNSEFAPVTAIYTLSLDGAVLTKTGQLNYLMRSVVFSHDSESIVHPSPHPAYELWQSSLAGEKRAVVASNTSRVKHMQRVNNGQDYVFVSYLLNRDLVYHSFFEQTHMRSQVVEQNNSSVMDYLPALANHSSSYAFVSKRSTGSEVYLVQKTDDTMTAPMAISSFEHQVKLYHLAFSFDDSKLLVLADNQLFVVDIATKTMRQLPLNNQSIQAASWQSNEKLLFSSLIDNRWHMMLFDLTNDELTDFVQGYVGGLYLPAQQQYALVAQQSGQVVLLSAHAERMRDLPLVCQPALSERKLNLHRFEQGVLCPTQNSTQIQYASIDDERVSQWGIQPETLDFSVNKHGILATKMTQAIADVMVTISP; from the coding sequence TTGCGCTACTTACACTGCCAACAATTTGAAATCGACACGCATCATCAACAGCTGCGTTGTGCTGGGTTAGTCGTGCCGCTGGCACCAAAAGTATATGATCTATTGGTATATTTTTTCCAAAATCCACAACGGGTGATCAGCAAAGATGAGCTAATGGAACAAGTTTGGGCGGGCACAATAGTGACTGACAATGCTATTAGCCGCACCTTAGTTAAAGTAAGAAGGGCGCTGGGCGATGATCCTAAAACGCCACAGTTTATAGTTACGGTGCCGCGTAAAGGCTACTGCCTAACTCAGGTTGTTACTGCCAGTGAGCAGCCCACTCAAAAAAACATCAGCACTCTAGAGCTGCCTCATAGACGTGCTACTACTCGAAAAACGGTGTTCTCACTCGTGGCGGTGTTACTGGTGGGCATAGGTATGTTGGCAGCGCAATATTTTGCACCCAGTACATTACATACCAAATCAATTAAACCGCTTACTCGAGATGTAGGGCAAGAGCTGTTTCCTGCTATGTCGCCCGACTTGACACGTATTGCTTACACCAACGTCAGTGCACAAGGCGCTTCTACAATTGTGATAGAGCAACTGGGCGACCATCAGCGTGTTGTACTAAGTTTGCCTGACTGGCAATTGTCTCGTTTGGCTTGGTCGCCAGATGGTAAACAGGTGGCATTTGTTGCAAAATCGGCGGAGCAATGTGTGATTTATAAAGCAGCGCTCACGCAAGTAGACAATGTGCAATCATGGCAGCGGCTAAGCGCTTGCGGTGAGCAAAGCGCGCCACACCTAGTGTTTTCACCCATCGGGAAATCGCTATTTTTTAACGATAGGGTTTCCTTAAAACAGGGCTATCAAATATTTAGACTGGACTTAGCAACGGGTAAAAAAGAGATCCTGAATCAGCCAATTACCGCCGGTAAAGGTAATTATGCCTTTGATATTGCACCAAATGGCAAATCACTGGTGATGCTTAATAGCGAGTTTGCGCCTGTCACTGCTATTTATACCTTATCTTTAGATGGTGCAGTGCTAACTAAAACAGGGCAACTCAATTATTTAATGCGGTCTGTTGTGTTTAGCCATGATAGTGAAAGTATTGTTCACCCTTCGCCACATCCCGCGTATGAGTTATGGCAAAGCAGTTTAGCTGGCGAAAAACGCGCAGTTGTGGCTAGTAACACCTCTCGGGTTAAACATATGCAGCGGGTTAATAATGGGCAAGATTATGTTTTCGTTTCTTATCTTCTTAATCGCGATTTGGTTTATCACAGCTTTTTTGAGCAAACTCATATGCGCTCACAAGTTGTTGAGCAAAATAACTCATCGGTAATGGATTACTTGCCAGCATTAGCAAATCATTCCAGCAGTTATGCGTTTGTATCAAAGCGCTCAACGGGCTCTGAGGTATACTTGGTCCAAAAAACTGATGACACAATGACAGCGCCCATGGCTATTTCATCTTTTGAGCATCAGGTAAAGTTGTATCACTTGGCATTCTCTTTTGATGATTCAAAGTTGTTGGTATTAGCTGACAATCAATTATTTGTTGTTGATATAGCAACGAAAACTATGCGACAGCTACCACTAAACAATCAATCGATCCAAGCAGCTAGTTGGCAATCGAACGAGAAACTGCTGTTTAGCTCGCTGATTGACAACCGCTGGCATATGATGCTGTTTGACTTAACGAACGACGAGCTCACAGATTTTGTGCAAGGCTATGTTGGTGGCCTGTATTTACCAGCCCAGCAGCAATATGCACTGGTTGCACAGCAAAGCGGTCAGGTTGTCTTATTGTCAGCACACGCTGAGCGAATGAGAGATTTACCCTTGGTATGTCAGCCTGCGTTAAGTGAGCGAAAACTGAATTTGCATCGTTTTGAACAAGGTGTGCTGTGCCCAACTCAAAATAGTACGCAGATTCAATATGCATCAATAGATGATGAACGTGTATCACAATGGGGTATCCAGCCAGAAACACTCGACTTTAGTGTGAACAAACATGGCATATTAGCAACCAAAATGACGCAAGCCATTGCCGATGTTATGGTAACTATCTCACCATAG
- a CDS encoding LytR/AlgR family response regulator transcription factor, translating to MDTLLKQHFYRLKDYQLMLIGWAVILTVVCLNCTAHSLLIAKERVDIASSIIWSLQKFGVWLVMTPALCNALTNRDNTSLTAHYTLVGAYAVSFALAVNTALDITLEQLTWQESLVYQWHHHVIAYISIVCVWHLKHRILYSNASLTNADVRKLCQPKPFQKSEATKTAHTHPQQINESQTLAKYLDLDNTQIPLDDIMFIKAAGNYIEVTSNTKTYLLRATMKELNELLPSDQFFRSHRSYFINMAYAQKVINERSGHGIIILKTQQHVPVSKSKRQAAHAMLGQ from the coding sequence GTGGACACATTACTTAAACAACACTTTTATCGATTGAAAGATTATCAACTCATGTTGATTGGCTGGGCAGTGATCCTCACTGTTGTTTGCTTAAACTGCACGGCGCACAGTTTATTGATTGCTAAAGAGCGAGTTGATATTGCCTCTTCTATCATTTGGTCACTGCAAAAGTTTGGTGTATGGCTAGTCATGACGCCTGCGCTGTGTAATGCATTAACTAATCGCGATAATACATCATTAACCGCGCACTATACTTTGGTCGGTGCTTATGCGGTGAGCTTTGCGCTTGCCGTAAATACCGCTTTAGATATCACCTTAGAGCAATTAACTTGGCAAGAGAGCTTAGTGTATCAGTGGCATCATCATGTCATCGCGTACATCTCGATTGTATGCGTGTGGCATCTAAAGCATCGCATTTTATATAGCAACGCCTCGCTGACCAACGCCGATGTACGTAAGTTATGTCAGCCCAAACCTTTTCAAAAAAGTGAAGCGACCAAAACAGCGCACACTCACCCACAGCAAATAAACGAAAGTCAAACGCTAGCAAAGTATTTAGACCTAGATAATACTCAGATCCCCCTTGATGATATTATGTTTATAAAAGCAGCTGGCAATTACATTGAAGTGACCAGCAATACAAAAACGTACTTACTGCGCGCTACGATGAAAGAGCTTAACGAGCTACTACCCAGTGACCAGTTTTTCCGCAGCCATCGCTCGTACTTCATTAATATGGCTTACGCGCAAAAAGTGATTAACGAACGCTCTGGCCACGGAATAATCATATTAAAAACCCAGCAGCACGTTCCTGTTAGTAAAAGTAAACGCCAAGCTGCACATGCTATGTTAGGTCAATAA
- a CDS encoding ABC transporter ATP-binding protein gives MIKINKISRSFVGEHVETLAINNMSLSIEQGEFVSILGPSGCGKSTLLNVLGMLDSIDEGQFTFFDTQVERISEASKAVLRKQYIGFIFQSFNLLDELTVEQNIELPLIYHKVSKQERKQRVEEVMRRVDILHRREHLPAKLSGGQQQRVAIARAIVTKPALILADEPTGNLDSNNSTQVMQLLRQLNQEDGTTILMVTHAPEHVHFGTRVIELLDGQVRTDSAVVKARRGQSKEAVNV, from the coding sequence ATGATTAAAATAAATAAAATATCTCGGTCTTTTGTTGGAGAGCATGTTGAAACTCTAGCCATTAATAATATGAGTTTGAGTATTGAACAAGGGGAGTTTGTATCAATTCTTGGGCCCTCTGGCTGTGGAAAATCTACCTTGCTTAATGTGTTAGGTATGCTGGATAGCATCGACGAAGGTCAGTTTACTTTTTTTGATACTCAAGTAGAGCGCATCAGCGAGGCAAGTAAAGCAGTATTGCGTAAGCAGTATATTGGCTTTATTTTTCAAAGCTTTAATTTGTTAGATGAGCTCACAGTAGAGCAAAATATTGAGCTGCCGCTCATTTATCATAAAGTAAGTAAGCAAGAGCGAAAACAACGCGTAGAAGAGGTGATGCGTCGTGTTGATATTTTACATCGCCGCGAGCATTTACCCGCAAAGCTCTCTGGTGGTCAACAGCAGCGAGTTGCGATTGCGCGCGCTATTGTAACTAAACCTGCGCTTATTTTGGCGGATGAGCCAACCGGAAATTTAGACTCAAACAACTCAACGCAGGTAATGCAGTTGCTTCGCCAATTAAACCAAGAAGATGGCACGACTATTTTGATGGTAACGCATGCGCCTGAACATGTACATTTTGGCACGCGTGTTATTGAACTTTTAGATGGCCAAGTACGAACAGACAGTGCCGTTGTTAAAGCAAGACGTGGCCAAAGCAAGGAGGCTGTAAATGTTTAA
- a CDS encoding cyanophycinase, whose amino-acid sequence MTANEKSQTLILIGGALTTCSSLNPENCNKKGIPKGKSANQFKVDAKTIARILTLWPSTNLQRKNKVNAVLTKIAKQHSSAVNKKTLLWLWRDVDNALLSQLTDLEYYFVLDMLEKPILNKQGSRIKEQVNIQSNREGASNDIVNFIKASAGVAQQNPSLLAVTASSRDPYESADFYEGLLSQTVEQAQWLALTPALAKAITTGQCNKLDEIRQQTMQLYNRENIYGDRIAAEQELCEKGVTHLVKMIEQSTGVMFNGGDQSLTRQVMFDDKGQAYPWTQAILNRPLLIGTSAGTAVQSGGKNQFGQVTMISNGSSELALKDGAFAQAAPSARCVEDCKQGLSVDALTYQSAGGLGSFSLGILDTHFSERNRTLRLAVLLNETSQPYGFGVDETTALAVINSSSGQVMTVVGKHGVVHIKSLSKQQFSYSYWPSGAQIEQKQQGFVLNERTVHNALPDIKIPALPKQRFANILDDAKLRSLTQAMCLAKQKQAQALHGEFYFTFQADEHTRFMRVNKSQFGCAIENLKISFLNNK is encoded by the coding sequence ATGACTGCAAATGAAAAATCGCAAACATTGATATTAATTGGCGGAGCATTGACGACTTGTTCCAGTTTAAATCCTGAAAATTGCAATAAAAAAGGTATCCCAAAGGGTAAGTCAGCCAATCAATTTAAAGTAGATGCTAAAACCATAGCGCGTATTCTTACGCTTTGGCCAAGTACAAATCTGCAGCGTAAAAATAAAGTGAACGCAGTGCTTACAAAAATAGCTAAGCAGCATTCAAGCGCAGTGAATAAAAAGACGTTGCTTTGGCTGTGGCGTGATGTTGATAACGCGCTGTTAAGCCAATTGACTGATCTTGAGTATTATTTTGTTCTAGATATGCTCGAAAAGCCAATCTTGAATAAGCAGGGAAGTCGTATCAAAGAACAAGTGAACATTCAAAGTAATCGTGAGGGTGCTAGTAATGATATTGTCAATTTTATAAAGGCCTCCGCTGGAGTAGCACAGCAAAATCCTAGCCTACTTGCCGTTACCGCATCAAGTCGAGACCCGTATGAATCAGCTGATTTTTATGAAGGGTTACTTAGTCAAACGGTAGAGCAAGCTCAGTGGTTAGCGCTTACTCCAGCCCTTGCAAAAGCTATCACCACAGGCCAGTGTAATAAGCTAGATGAAATACGCCAACAAACTATGCAGCTATACAACCGTGAAAATATCTATGGTGACCGCATTGCTGCCGAGCAAGAGTTATGCGAAAAAGGCGTGACGCACCTTGTTAAAATGATAGAGCAAAGTACTGGGGTTATGTTCAACGGGGGAGATCAGAGCCTAACAAGACAAGTAATGTTCGATGATAAGGGGCAAGCGTATCCTTGGACTCAAGCGATATTAAACCGGCCTTTGTTAATTGGTACAAGTGCAGGCACTGCAGTGCAAAGTGGCGGTAAAAATCAGTTTGGTCAAGTGACGATGATCAGTAATGGCAGCAGTGAGTTGGCGTTAAAAGACGGGGCATTTGCCCAAGCTGCACCCAGTGCTAGATGCGTTGAAGATTGCAAGCAGGGGCTATCGGTAGATGCCCTTACATATCAAAGTGCAGGAGGGCTTGGCTCCTTTAGCTTGGGCATTTTAGATACGCACTTCAGCGAACGAAACCGTACCCTGCGACTAGCAGTCTTATTAAATGAGACAAGCCAGCCATATGGCTTTGGTGTAGATGAAACAACGGCACTAGCGGTTATTAACTCTTCATCAGGACAAGTTATGACAGTGGTCGGCAAACATGGTGTGGTGCATATAAAGTCGCTGTCAAAGCAACAATTTAGCTACTCTTACTGGCCAAGCGGTGCGCAAATTGAACAAAAACAGCAAGGCTTTGTACTGAATGAGCGCACTGTGCACAACGCGTTACCAGATATCAAAATACCCGCGTTGCCTAAGCAGCGATTTGCTAATATTTTAGATGACGCGAAGTTACGCTCGTTGACCCAAGCGATGTGCTTGGCCAAGCAAAAACAAGCCCAAGCGCTACATGGCGAGTTTTATTTTACTTTTCAAGCGGATGAGCACACACGCTTTATGCGGGTGAACAAAAGCCAGTTTGGTTGTGCGATAGAGAACTTAAAAATAAGCTTTTTAAACAATAAGTAG